One Archangium violaceum genomic window, CTGAAACTGGCGAGCAGAGGCTCCCGGTGGTGAAGGCCACCTATTTAATCAGCGACACGGGGCCGCGGCTCGCCGAGGAGCAGATCCCAGTGAGCTGGAGCGGCGAGTCCTGGGGAAAACCCGGCGAATCCAGCTACAAGTACGAGCCGGAGGGCGCGTTCTTCAAGCCGGCAACGGACGTAGCACTCATCGGCCACGCATACGCCCCACGGGGGATACTACCGAGACATTGGTGGCCCTCCAGGTGGGATCGTTGAAGAAGGTCGTGCGAGTGGTGGGCGAACGCACCTGGTTCCGAAGCATGGGCCGCGTAGGCATGACGAAGCCGCTGTCCTTCGAGACGATCGAGACGATGCCCTGGTTTGGGAGCGGGCCTTCGGTGGCTGTGACCGGACGGACTCGGGCAGGCCCTCCTTCGAGGAGCGCAACCCGGTGGGCACCGGCTTCCGCGCTAGCGCACGCCACTTCGAGGAGGGGCTGCGGCTCCCCAACCTGGAAAACCCCGAGCAACCGTTACGTGAGTTCGGCCAGAAGGTAGTGCCAGTGGGCTTCGGATTCACCTCGCCGGAGAGGCCGCCACGCGCGGCGTATTCGGGCATGTAGAGCGACAGCAACCAAGGAGGTAACCTCGATGGGAGAGACGGCAGCAGTTGTGGCACCCCGCGCGGCGGAGGTGCCGATGGTCGATCAGGAAGTGGTGCGGCGCATACGGGTGCTGGCGGAGACGGGCTGGGGCCACAAGCGGATGGCGCGCGAGGTGGGCGTGGCGCGCAACACGGTGAGGCGCTACCTGCGCGCGGGCAGCGAGGCTGACAAGCAGGTGTGGCCGAAGGCGCGGCGGCTCACCGGGGGGCATCGGCGAGGCCCCGCGACCTGGGGCCATCAGTAGATGATGCAGTCGAGCTTCTCGATGACGGCCTGGAGCTCTTCCACCGTGGTGTCGTACCGCTTTGCCTCGGCTGGGGCGAGGAGTGTCAGGGCCTTGGTTGGAGGCGGTTGGTCGTGCAGGTCCTCGATGACAACAGAGCCAAATCGTCCCGGCCACCGGACACTCTTGAGTTCGCGGGCTCGCGCGATGGGGTCCAGGATGGTGAAGCAGGGCCACTTGGGAAAGCGAAGGGTGGCTGGGTCACTGCCCATGATGCGGCACCCGTCCAGGCTGGCCTCGGTGAAGTCGCAGTCCTCAATGGAGCCGAATCGGAACCAGGGGTCACTGCCGTACTCGGGCCAGTGGCCGAAGTCGCACCCTGAGAAGCGACCCTTGAACCGACATCCCTTGAGGGAGGCGCTTATCCACTGCTGGTGGTTCTTCAACTCCTGCTTCACCTCGAAGGTGCAGTCGATGAATGTGGCCTGCTTGATGACCAGACGACTGGCGGGCACCTTCAGGACGACGGTGCAGTTGCGCAGCGTCAAGCCCGTGCTGAGGAAGTAGAGGGAGTTCTTGTCCGTCAGTTCCAGCCGCTCGTTGGCAATCTCCTGGTTCTTGAAGATGACGTTCTCCAGCCACCCCACGGCCGCCCCTTTCAGAAGGTGAGCATCCGGAAGAACTCGCCCGCCATGCGGCGACCATGGCGGGCCAGATTCGACTCCGTTCCGGCGAGAATCTCGTACTGACGGCCCGTCCTGGGGTCAATCACGTCGACGCCCTGATGCTTGAACTGAAGATCTCCGTCGAATCGTTGTTTCAACCTGGCATGTACGAACCGCCCGCGGGCCTCTCGCTCCAGCAGTCGCGCCAACCAGTATTCGCCCTGCTTCTCTGCGTCTCTAATGGCGGCTTTCTCCTGTTGGCCAAGGCGATGAGGCCCCCACTCGTTGGCGGCCTTGGTGACGGCCTCCTGGAGCATGTCGCCCACCTTATCCTCGGCGGGAATGTCCGCGAGCGACCTGCCACGTGGCAAGTGCCAGCGTTGGCCGTCACTGAGTTGCACCTGCCGGTTGCCGCCCCGGTGATGCATGACGGTTTCGGCGGAGCGGCCTCCAGGGGCCATTCCCGCCCCGGAGCCCTGCCCCGTCTTGAACGTCACCACCGCCAGGGGGCCCCGCGGTGAGGTGGCCACCGTCTCCACCGCCGCCACGGCCTTGACCAGGGCGCCCTCCGTCGCGAGCGCCGTCTCCACGACCTCCACGCGCTCCATGACGGCGGCGCCACCCTGCGCCTCGAACCGCGCGTCCGCGAGCTTGAAGCGTGGAAGCGACTTCACCCGTAAGGCCACCTGTCCCAGCGTGTGCCCGCTGAGCGTGGCCACCGCGAGAATCATCGCCCGCGCCGCGTCCTCGCCCAGCACCTTCCCGAAGTCCCCACCCGCCGCGCGCAGCTCCTCGAAGGTGCTGGCGTGGTGCGCCGTGTCGGCCATACGGGCCCACCCGTCCATCAGCCCGTACACCGTCTCGAGGCCCAGGTAGCCCACCAGGAGGACGGTCAGGCCGGCGGCCAGGGCCTTGGTCGTCGGCTCGGGCACCACCCACATCATGCAGTAGAGCGCCACCGTCCAGACGACCAGGGACACGAGTGCCCGCGCGTCCAGCAGCTCGCGCCCGAAGGCCGCGCGCGTCTCGTCGAGCACGGTGCCGAAGGCCAGGGCCAGCGCCAGCGTCCGCCGGTCGTCCGTGCGTAGGTAGGGCCCGTCGTCCAACAGGCCCAGGCAGTCGCCCCCACCCCGGTGCTCACACCACTTGAGGTACTTCTTCTTCAGGGCTTCATCCGCCTCGGGAGTGAGGGCACTGTTCTCGTCCACCGGCACCAGGGTGAGGACGCGCCCTCGGTATGGCTCGGCCAACCAGTCTTCCTCCAGCACCTTCAGTAGCGCGTGGGCGGCCTCTCGTGGAGTGCTGCGGCCCAGCCGCACGTCGCGAGCGAGCCGCTGGAAGGACTGCTGGAACTCGGCCCTGGGGATGGGCACCGGCCGGGTGGCGACGGCGCTGGGCTCCATGAAGTCCACCACGTACACGGTGGCGGACTCGAGCTCAGGCTCCGCCGTGGTGGCCACATGCTCCGAGGGGGCCGACGGAGGCGTGAGCGAGTTGTAGCGGTAGCCAGCAAGGTGGCTGTCATGGGGGGCCGTGGCACACGCGAACTGGAAGAGGATGATGAGGGCCCAGGCGCGAGAGCAGAGGTCCAAACGCGCGCCCGTAGGGCGAGCACCAGGAAGACGGGTGGGCACGGCGCACCTCCGCAAGTGGCGTAACCAAGAGCCGCTAATCCGGAATTACATGGAATGCAGGTGCGCCCGTCAAGCCACGGGTTGGGCTGGGGGGGAGGATGCAGCAGGTGAGTTATGGGTGCTGCGCCATCAATCCCGGTAGGACCACGCCTGCGCCAGAGCCAGCGCAGCTCGCGGCCTCGTCTTGAGGTCCAGACTGATGTTCTTGACGGCGACGCCAAGCTCCGCGTCCAGGAGGTCCGCCGCGCGCAGTCCTCGGAGTCCGCCCGGCCCGCCCTGCCGCGCCTTCCGTATGGCAGGACCTTGCCACCCACTTCTTGGATGGCTCCCGCTCAGGCGGTACCTCCCTGACCGCCGGGCACGTCCGTACCCAGTGGATCGTGTCCGCAGGATGATTAGCAGTGATGATTTATTATATAACAAATTCCGGTATCGTTTCTGACCCGTGGTTCAGAAACCCCCTGGGCAGTTTCTGACCGGCGGGTTAGTAATGGCCGCGTCATGGCTCGTCCCGCGGATCCTCATGCCCGTGAAGCACTCATCGCCGCCGCGCGAGCGGAGTTCGTGAAGAAGGGCATCCGCGGGGCGCGCATCGAGGACATCACCGCCGCCTGTGGCCTGTCCAAGGGCGCCTTCTACCTGCACTACTCCTCCAAGGAGGCCCTCTTCGGCGAGGTGGTGGGCGAGTTCACGGAGGCGATGAACCAGCTCGTCGTCCACCGGCTGAAGGCCACGGAGCGGTTCCTCTCCGAGCAGGGCCCGCTCGAGGCCCACGACGTGGCCGAGCGCTCCGAGCGGTACGAGCTCCTGGTGACGCTGAACGCCGAGTCGGACCTGAAGCTGCTCGAGCTGATATGGGCCTACCGCGATGTGATGAACGTGCTCATTCGCGGCAGCCAGGGCACCGACTTCGAGTCTCTGGTGTGGGGCATGGTGGGCCGCGAGACGGCGCGGGTGTCCCAGGAGTTCCAGCGGTTGCAGGCCGCCCACGCGTGCCGCTCGGACGTGCCTCCCGAGGTCATCGGCTCGCTCGTCGTTGGCACCTACCTGCTGCTGGCGCAGCAGATGAGCCAGATGGAGCAGAAGCCGGACCTGGCCGCCTGGGCCAACTCCATCCACCGCCTCATCCGCGAGGGCAGCCTGCCCCCGGCCTTCACGGCCTCGGGTCCCTCGACGTTGACGGTTCCGAAGAAGGTTCCGAAGAAGGCTTCGACTTCCCCGCGCCGGTCCACCCAGGCCCGCGCGCTCTCCCGCACCCGCAGCACTCCGAGGTCATGACCGTGAAACTCTCCAGGACTCCGCTCGTCGCCGGGCTCGCCGCCGTGGGCCTGGCCTCCACCGCGCTTCCCCTCTCTGGTTGCAAGGCGGACGCAGCCGCGCCGGCCACCGCCGCCAAGGCCGCCGCCGCGCAGGAGCTCCCCACGGTGACGCTGGCCACGCCGCGCGCCGTGCAGGCCTCGCGTCGCGAGGAGGTGACGGGCACGCTCTTTCCTTCCCAGGCCCTTCAGGTGGGTTTCGAGGTGGGAGGCCGGCTGGAGCGGGTGCGCGTGAAGAAGGGCCAGACGGTGCAGGAGGGCCAGGTGCTCGCGCAGCTCAACGCGGAGATCGCCGACGCGCAGCTGGCCCAGGCGCAGGCCTCGGTGGCAGCCGCCGAGGTGGCCGCCGCCATGGCCGCGGACGTGGCCGGGCGCAACGCGAAGCTGCAGCAGCAGGGCAACGTGAGCGACGTGCAGAACCTCACCTCCACCACCCAGGCGAAGCAGGCCGAGGCGCAGCTCATGGCCGCCAAGGCGCAGCTGGCCCAGGCGCAGGCCGGCCGCCGCAAGCACGACCTGAGGGCGCCCTTCGCCGGCACCGTCACCGACGCGCCCGAGCAGGTGGGCGCCATCGTGGGCCCGGGCGCGCCCCAGTTCTCCGTGGAGAACCTGGGCACCCTGCTGCTGAAGACGACGGTGGCCGAGTCCCTGCGCGCACAGCTCAAGCCGGGCACGAAGGTGCGCGTGGAGGTCATCGGTGGCGGCGCCTCCACGGACGAGGCCGTCATCCGCACCATCATCCCCTCCGCGGACCAGGCCACGCGCCGCATCCCGGTGGACATCCTGGTGCCCAACAAGGACGGCCGCTTCGTGGCCAACACCCTGGCGCGCGTCATCCTCCCGCTGGGCGACGCGCAGGACGCCCAGTCCCTGCCCGCCACCGCGCTGTCCTCCTCGGGCGGTGACCACGTCTACGTGGTGGCCCCCTCCGGCGAGGTGCGCCGCGTGGACGTCCAGGTGCTCGAGCGCGGTGTGCGCGAGGTGGTGGTGAAGGCCGCCGCTCCGCTGGACAAGGTCATCGAATACCCCACGCCGTCCCTCACCGAGGGGACGCGCGTCTCCGTGAAGTAGCCCTCCTCCCCAGGAATTCCAGAGCGTCCCCATGCTCCTCAGCGACGTCTCCATCCGCAGGCCGGTCTTCACGGCCATGCTCTCCCTCTGCCTCATCGTCCTCGGGGTGATGGGCTACACCCGGCTCGGGACCGACCTCTACCCGGACGTGTCCATCCCGGTGGTGGTGGTCAACACCATCTACAAGGGCGCCGGCCCGGGTGAAATCGAGACCCAGGTCATCAAGCCCATCGAGGATGCCGTCGCCGGCATCAGCGGTGTGGACAAGATCCACTCCTTCAGCCGCGAGAACGTCGGCACGGTGATCGTGCAGTTCAAGCTGTCGGCCAGCCTGGACCAGGCGGTGCAGGAGGTGCGCGACAAGGTGTCGGGCATCGTCAACAAGCTGCCGCAGGACGCGGATGCGCCGGTGGTGGGCCGCGTGGACATCTCCGCGGTGCCCGTCCTCACCTACGCGGCGAGCGCGCAGGCGGACTCGCGCACGGTGCGCAAGCTCATCGAGGACAAGCTCAAGCCCGCCCTGGCGCAGCTCGAGGGCGTGGCCGACGTGCGCATCAACGGTGGTGACGTGCGTGAAATCCAGGTGGACGTCGACCTGGACAAGGCGCGCGCGGTGGGAGTGACCCCGATGGACATCGCCCAGCGCATCGGTTCGGAGAACCTGGACCTGCCGGCGGGCCGGCTGCAGCTGGGGCCCACCGAGCTGACGGTGCGTTCGCTGGGACAGTTCAAGAGCGTGGACGAGCTGCGGCAGCTCCCGGTGGCGCAGAGCCGCACGGGCGCCCAGGTGCGGCTGGAGGAGGTCGCCACCATCACCGACGGCGTGGCCGAGCGCCGCACCACGGCGCGCCTCAATGGCCAGGACGCCGTCATCCTGGAGGTCATCAAGCAGCCCGGCTCCAACACCGTGGCCCTGAGCGACGCCGTGAAGAAGCAGATGGAGACCCTGGTGCCCTCGCTGGGCCATGGCTTCCAGACCACGCTGCTCATCGACCAGTCGGTCATCATCAACGAGAACGCCCACGAGGTGTGGATCGCCCTCATCTTCGGTGGCGCGATGGCGGTGCTCATCATCCTGGTGTTCCTGTTGGATCCGCGAGGCACCTTCATCTCCTCGCTGGCGCTGCCCACCTCCGTCATCGGTACGTTCTTCGTGATGTACATGCTGGGCTACACGCTCAACCAGATGACGCTGCTGGCGCTGTCGCTGGCCATCGGTCTGCTCATCGACGACGCGGTGGTGGTGCGCGAGGCCATCACCCACCGCCTGGAGCAGGGCGAGGATCCGGTGAGCGCGGCCTCCAAGGGCACCAGCGACGTCGGTCTGGCGGTGCTCGCCACCACGCTCGCCCTGGTGGCGGTGTTCGTCCCGGTGGCCTTCATGCCGGGCATGGTGGGTCAGTTCCTCCAGCAGTTCGGCATCACCATCTCGGTGGCGGTGCTCATCTCGCTCTTCATCTCCTTCACGCTGGACCCGATGCTGTCCGCGCGCATGGCGAAGCAGCGCAAGCCCGGCGAGCACCACCAGGAGAACGCGCTGGCCAAGGCCATCCGCGGCTTCCTGGATGACAGCGAGCGCGTCTACTCGAACATCCTGCGCTGGGTGCTCGACCACAAGTGGCTCACCACGGGCATCACCGTGCTGGTGATGGTGGTGTCCTTCGGCGCCGCCAGCCGCCTGGGTGTGGAGTTCCTCTCGCCCGAGGACCGCTCGCAGTTCATCGTGCAGCTCATCCTCCCCGACGCCTCCAGCCTGGAGCAGACGGGCGTGCGCGTGGCGGAGGCCGAGAAGATCCTCAAGGACATCCCCGAGGTGACGGATGTCTACTCCATCGTCGGTGACAACGGCGATGTGAACAAGGCGCGCATCCGCGTGCTCACCAAGGAGAAGCACGAGCGCGAGCGGGGCATCCAGGCCATCAAGGAATCGGCGCGCGAGCTGCTCGCGCCCGCGCTGCCCGCCACCCGCGTCATCATGCAGGACCTGCCCATCGTCGACGGTCTGGGCGGCGACTTCTTCCCCATCATGGTGCGCGTCATCGGGCCGGACCTGGGCAAGCTCCAGGAGGAGTCCGAGCGCATCGCCCAGATTCTGCGTGAGATCCCGGGCACCGCGGACGTGCGCGTGGACTTCAACCCGCCCAAGCCGGAGCTGGCCATTGAGATCGACCGGGCCCGCGCCAAGGACCTGGGCCTGAGCGCCGCGGCGCTGGCCATGCAGATGCGCATGGCGATCGGCGGTGACGTGGCCGCCAAGCTGCGCGAGGGCGTGGACGAGACGGACATCCGCGTGCGCCTGACCCAGCGCGACCGTGAAACGCCCGAGCGCGTGCGGCAGATCGAGCTGGCCACCCCCCGCGGGATGGTCCCGGTGACGGACGTGGCGAAGGTGGAGCTGCGCGATGGCCCCAGCGTCATCGAGCACGAGAACCGTCAGCGGCAGCTCGCCGTCTACGCCCAGCTCAATGGCGCGGCCCTGGGCGAAGTGGCCAGCCAGCTCCAGCAGCGCGTGGACGAGAAGCCGTTGCCCCCGGGCTACTCGCTCGTCTACGACGGACAGATGAAGCTGATGAACGAGCAGAACGACGCCTTCATCACCGCGGGTCTGCTGGCCTTCGTCTTCATCTACATGGTGCTCGCCAGCCAGTTCGAGTCCCTCAAGCACCCCTTCACCATCATGGTGTCGCTGCCTCTGGCGCTCGTGGGTGCGCTGCTGGGTCTGTTCTTCGGCGGCTTCCACGTGTCCATGGGCGCGATGATCGGCATCATCCTGCTGATGGGCCTGGTGACGAAGAACGCCATCCTCCTGGTGGACGGCGCGCTGCAGTACCTGCGCGAGGGTGACACGGTGGACCAGGCGCTGATGAAGGCCGGCCCGCGCCGCCTGCGCCCCATCCTCATGACGAGCGCCGCCATGGCCATCGGCATGGTGCCCACCGCCATCGGCAAGGGCGTGGGCTCCGAGTTCCGCGCCCCCATGGCCATCGCCGTCATCGGTGGTGTCATCACCTCCACCTTCCTCACGCTGCTGGTGGTGCCGGTGGTGTTCGCCGCCATGGAGCGCCTGGGCTTCTCCAAGCGCGTTCCGAAGACACAGGAAGAACTCCCCTCCGCGCCTGTTCAGGAGCCCCAGGCGCAGCACTCCGGTCGCGCCGCCTGAGCGCGGCCGGGTGCCCCCCTCTTCTTCGCGTTGCCATCGCCTATGTTCATCCGAATCGCCGCCGCCGGGTCCGCCCGGCGCCCCCTCTCGCTCGTCCTCCTCGCCGCCCTCTCTCCGCTCGGCGCGCTCGCCCAGGCGCCCGCGGCCACGCCCCAGCCGGCACCCTCCACGCAGCCCGGTCTGGCGGCGGCTCCGGCTCCCGGCACGCTGCGCACCGTGACGCTGCAGGAGGCGCTCTCCCTCGCCGCGAAGCAGAGCCCGGACGTGGCCTCCGCTCGCGCCCAGGCCGCGGTGGCCGCCGCGGGGGTCCGCCGCGCCTGGACGGCGTGGCAGCCCGAGCTGACGGTCAGTGCCCAGTATGTCCGCTCCAGCGCCGAGGCCCAGCTGGACCTGGGGCAGTTCGTCGGACTGGTGGGCGGCGTGTTCAACCTCCTGCCCCAGAATCCGCAGCTCATCCCGGAGCCCGTCGTCATCACGGCGAAGGACTCGCGCTACGCGACGGCTCAAATCTCCCAGCCCCTCTTCACCCCGGCCGGCGTCTTCCTCATCGGCCCGGCGAAGGCGGGCGCGGAGGCGGCGGAGCTGGGCGCCCTGGAGGCGCGCGAGCAGGTGCTGCTGGCGGTGGCGCGCACCTACCTGGGGTTGCAGGGCATCACCCAGATGATGGACGCGGCGCGTGAGGCGGAGTCGGTGGCGCTCCAGCGCGAGGGCGAGGCCAGGGCGCAGCTCGACGTGGGCATGACGGTGGAGGCGGCGCTGCTGCGCGCGCAGACGGAGACGGCCCAGGCGCGCGTGCAGCTCGCGCAGCTCTCCGGCCAGTACGCGCAGCTGCTGGCGATGCTGGGCGCGCTGGTGGGCGAGCCCGTGCAGCCCGCTCCGCTCGACGCCCCGGGCCCCCGCTGGGACATCCCCTCCGAGGACACCAGCCCCTGGGAGAACACCTACGCGGTGCGCTCGGCCGCCAAGGTGGTGCAGGCCAACGAGGGCAAGGTGACGTACGACCGTTTCTCGTGGCTGCCGAGCCTGGTGGCCCAGGCCCGCGGCATCTACAACTCCAACTCCGGCTTCACCGGGACGAACACCACCTACGAGCTGTCCGTCGCGGCCTCGATGCCGCTGTATGACCGCGGGCAGCGCTACGCGGCGCTGCACGAGGACAGGGCCCGGCTGGAGCAGGCGAAGGCGCAGTACGAGTCGTCTCGCGCCAAGGCCCATGCGAACTGGGTGGCCGCGAAGGCCAACCTGGAGGCCGCGCAGGCCGCGCTGACCCAGGCCGAGGCCCAGGCGCAGCTCGCCGCCCGGGTGCAGCAGCAGGTGGCGGCCGCCTTCAAGGCCGGGATGTCCACCAGCTTGGAGATGTCAGACGCGGACACGCGGCGCTTCCTCGCCGCCAGTGCCGCGGCGCAGGCCCGGGCCACGCTGGAAATCCGCCGCGCGGAGCTCGCCGCCGCCGGAGGCCGCATCGCCGCCTCCATCGAGCAGCAGCAGCCACAGCAGTAGGCGGGAGGCGGAGTGAGCCCGGACGCGCCCTCGACTCCGGGGTTGCTCGCGGTGGACCTCGGGCTGCGCTCGGGGCTCGCCTTCTATGGGGACGACGGGCGGCTGCGCTGGTACCGCTCGCAGAACTTCGGCTCCCAGTCACGGCTCAAGCGCGCGGTGCCGGCGGTGCTGCACTCGGCCGGGCCGCTCGCGTGGCTGGTATTGGAGGGCGGAGGGCCCATCGCCGAGGTCTGGGAGCGCGAGGCCGCGCGGCGGGCCCTCCCCGTGTTGCGCGTATCCGCCCAGGACTGGCGCGCCCGGCTCCTGTACGCCCGTGAGCAGCGCAGCGGGGGCCTCGCGAAGGACGCCGCGGATGGGCTCGCGCGCCGGGTGATCGAATGGTCTGGAGCGCCGAGGCCCACGTCGCTGCGGCATGACGCGGCGGAGGCGGTGTTGTTGGGCTTGTGGGCGGTGCTCGAGGTGGGGTGGTTGGCACAGGTGCCGCCCGAGGTACGCCGCTAGCGCCCTCTCCCTCTGGGAGAGGGCGGGGGGTGAGGGTCGTCACCCAGCGTGTCACCGTGCGAGGAATACCCTCACCCCAACCCTCTCCCAGAGGGAGAGGGAGCATCACGCGCGCTTCGAGCTTTCTCCCGTCACCACCGCGGATCCAATGAGGTGCGCCAGCCGCAACGCCTCCGGCACATGCCCCCGGTCCGTGAGGCGCTTCAAGGCCTCCGCCACCCACTCGGGCTCCGCGCCCTGCACCTGGAACGTGAAGCCTCCGAGCTGGTGGATGGGGCCCGCCCGCCTCAGCAACTCCAGCCTCCGCTCCGCGCGGGGCAGGTGGCGCAGCGCGCGCTCCATCGCGTCCAGGTCCGGCAACCGCCGCATCACCGACACACAGGGCTTGCCCAGCGTATGCGCCAGCCGCGGCAGGTCCACCACGTTGAAGCCGCCGAAGGCGATGCCATCCAACAACACCAGGTGCAGCTGCGGCAGGAACTTGCCGCCCACCAGCAGCCGGCACACCTCGTCCGTCGCCGTCCACCCGTCCTTGCGCACCCGTCCCCAGACGAGTCCCTCGAAGCGCGTGCCGGCGCACACCACGCCCACCAGCGGCACCCTCGCGCCTGGACGTCTGGCGAAGGGGGCATCATCGAAACCGGCGACTCGGGGCAGGGGAGGCAGACGCATGCGCATGAAAAAGAAAGAGCCCGACCCCAGCCGAGGTCGGGCTCCAGGAATCATCCGTGGTGCGGACTATCCGGCGGCGCGAACGTTCTGCGCCTGCAGGCCCTTGGGGCCACGCGTGATCTCGAACTCCACGCGCTGTCCCTCGGCCAGGGTGCGGAAGCCATCCATGTTGATGGCGGTGTGGTGGCAGAACACGTCCTCGCCACCTCCGTCCTGCGTGATGAACCCGAAGCCCTTAGCGTCGTTGAACCACTTGACCGTACCGGTTGCCATGAATCGTTCTTCTTTCGTCACAGCGGCGGCACACGAACCGCCGTTCCCAACCCGAACTTGAGCCGGGGGTTCAGGCGTAGTCCGTCCGCTCACAAAAGTCGAGAGGACGGCCCCGCCGACTGTTCACGTTCGTGCAGCGTTGATGCCCGACTCCAATGCATCCACATCCGCGGATTCCAGCTGCGCCGTTTCTCCCGTGGGCGGCTCGAAGCCGGCGCGGCCGATCTGCTTCGTCCCGTACTGGGGGAAGAAGGGGGCCAGCACATAATTCCGGAAACACCACCCGAAGAAGCTGCGCTGGTTGAGCTCCGGGTTGATGCGGGGGGCGAGCTTCGCGTGAATCTCGGGGAGGGTGCTCCAGTGGGCGCCGGCCACCTCGTGGTGGGCCGAGTGCAGACCGTTGTTGAAGAGCAGGAAGTTGATGAGCTTGCCATCGAAGCTGCGCGAGTGGTCGTGCTCGCTCCAGGGGTCCGCGTGGACGTGCTGGATGTAGTTGAAGAACATGATGGTCCACAGCGCGAAGAGCGCCGGGATGAGGAAGGCGAAGCTCCACACCATGATGCCGCGCCCCAGCCCGTGCCACGCGATGGCCACCCCGAGCAGCGCCAGGTGCAGGCCGGCCCACGTGCAGTACTGGGTGATGATCTGCCGGTAGAGCACGGGGTTGGACTGACGCGCCTTGCGGATGTACTGCTTGATGGGATCGCTCTGCCAATACGACGAGACGAAGAAGTACGTGAAGGCGACCCACCAGTTGTGCTTGTTGGTGTAGCGCCAGGTGATGGTCGCGTCGCCCGGCTTGTTGACGTACTTGTGGTGGTTGAGATTGTGCGTGGGCACCCAGGCGAACGTGGGGTAGCCGTAGAAGTGCGCCAGCCACAGGCTCATCCAGAAGTTGAGCTTGCGGCTCTTGAAGGTCGGGCAGTGGTTGTGGTTGTGCGCGATGACGCCCGCGGACAGGGCCAGATAGCAGCTGATCGGACTGAGGTAGGGGATGAGCGCGGGGTTGACGTACTGCGCCATCGCCACCACGGGCATGAAGAGGCACCAGAGAAGAGTTCGATAGTCGGCTGCGTAGCGGAGGCTCATGGCGCCGGAGGCTACATCCAACCCCCCCAGGGGTCCCTAATACTCTTTCGCTGGAGTCGAGCAGGCGAGTTCACCGGTCGGCGAAAGCCGGGACACGTGCCTACTCTTGTCCTGGGAGGTCATGAGCCATGGATCGCAGCCCTGTTCCCCCCGCCCGGGGCGCCACCGTGCGCGGCGCGCTGGAGGCGGAGTTGGCCTCTGCGCCGCAGACGGGTCTCACCACGAAGGAGCTCTCCGGGCTGGTGGGCATCTCCGAGAAGGACGTGGCCGGGCACCTGGAGCACCTGGAGAAGTCGCTCCGGGCCGGAGGCGCCGCGCTGGAGGTGATTCCCGCCGAGTGCCTGGCGTGTGGCTACGTCTTCCGTGACCGCAAGCGCCTGAGCCGGCCCGGCTCCTGCCCCGAGTGCCGCTCCACCCGCATCGACCCGCCCGCGTTCCGCATCCGCTGAGAGTCCAAGAATGAATGCTCCCTCTCCCCTCGGGAGAGGGGGGGAGGGTACCCGGGCCCGTTCTCCAACCCGTGGCCCACGGTGGGGACAGGGGTTCAACCCGGGTTCGTCCGATACCCTCACCCCGTCCCTCTCCCGAAGGGAGAGGGGAAGTGGCCGCGGACTAGGCCGGCTTGATGGTCGGCTTGCCCTCACCGGCGATGGCGGACATCGGGGTCTCGATGCGCATGCCGTAGAAGGAGCGGTAGACGAACACCATCGACGCGATGAAGAAGAGGCCCGCGAACACCCGGGTGATGGTGGCCTGGCCGGCCGCGCTCAGCTCCACCGCCAGCTCCACCGCCAGCAGGCCGA contains:
- a CDS encoding DUF2169 domain-containing protein, producing the protein MVWERAFGGCDRTDSGRPSFEERNPVGTGFRASARHFEEGLRLPNLENPEQPLREFGQKVVPVGFGFTSPERPPRAAYSGM
- a CDS encoding efflux RND transporter periplasmic adaptor subunit, whose translation is MTVKLSRTPLVAGLAAVGLASTALPLSGCKADAAAPATAAKAAAAQELPTVTLATPRAVQASRREEVTGTLFPSQALQVGFEVGGRLERVRVKKGQTVQEGQVLAQLNAEIADAQLAQAQASVAAAEVAAAMAADVAGRNAKLQQQGNVSDVQNLTSTTQAKQAEAQLMAAKAQLAQAQAGRRKHDLRAPFAGTVTDAPEQVGAIVGPGAPQFSVENLGTLLLKTTVAESLRAQLKPGTKVRVEVIGGGASTDEAVIRTIIPSADQATRRIPVDILVPNKDGRFVANTLARVILPLGDAQDAQSLPATALSSSGGDHVYVVAPSGEVRRVDVQVLERGVREVVVKAAAPLDKVIEYPTPSLTEGTRVSVK
- a CDS encoding TetR/AcrR family transcriptional regulator, which gives rise to MARPADPHAREALIAAARAEFVKKGIRGARIEDITAACGLSKGAFYLHYSSKEALFGEVVGEFTEAMNQLVVHRLKATERFLSEQGPLEAHDVAERSERYELLVTLNAESDLKLLELIWAYRDVMNVLIRGSQGTDFESLVWGMVGRETARVSQEFQRLQAAHACRSDVPPEVIGSLVVGTYLLLAQQMSQMEQKPDLAAWANSIHRLIREGSLPPAFTASGPSTLTVPKKVPKKASTSPRRSTQARALSRTRSTPRS
- a CDS encoding efflux RND transporter permease subunit — translated: MLLSDVSIRRPVFTAMLSLCLIVLGVMGYTRLGTDLYPDVSIPVVVVNTIYKGAGPGEIETQVIKPIEDAVAGISGVDKIHSFSRENVGTVIVQFKLSASLDQAVQEVRDKVSGIVNKLPQDADAPVVGRVDISAVPVLTYAASAQADSRTVRKLIEDKLKPALAQLEGVADVRINGGDVREIQVDVDLDKARAVGVTPMDIAQRIGSENLDLPAGRLQLGPTELTVRSLGQFKSVDELRQLPVAQSRTGAQVRLEEVATITDGVAERRTTARLNGQDAVILEVIKQPGSNTVALSDAVKKQMETLVPSLGHGFQTTLLIDQSVIINENAHEVWIALIFGGAMAVLIILVFLLDPRGTFISSLALPTSVIGTFFVMYMLGYTLNQMTLLALSLAIGLLIDDAVVVREAITHRLEQGEDPVSAASKGTSDVGLAVLATTLALVAVFVPVAFMPGMVGQFLQQFGITISVAVLISLFISFTLDPMLSARMAKQRKPGEHHQENALAKAIRGFLDDSERVYSNILRWVLDHKWLTTGITVLVMVVSFGAASRLGVEFLSPEDRSQFIVQLILPDASSLEQTGVRVAEAEKILKDIPEVTDVYSIVGDNGDVNKARIRVLTKEKHERERGIQAIKESARELLAPALPATRVIMQDLPIVDGLGGDFFPIMVRVIGPDLGKLQEESERIAQILREIPGTADVRVDFNPPKPELAIEIDRARAKDLGLSAAALAMQMRMAIGGDVAAKLREGVDETDIRVRLTQRDRETPERVRQIELATPRGMVPVTDVAKVELRDGPSVIEHENRQRQLAVYAQLNGAALGEVASQLQQRVDEKPLPPGYSLVYDGQMKLMNEQNDAFITAGLLAFVFIYMVLASQFESLKHPFTIMVSLPLALVGALLGLFFGGFHVSMGAMIGIILLMGLVTKNAILLVDGALQYLREGDTVDQALMKAGPRRLRPILMTSAAMAIGMVPTAIGKGVGSEFRAPMAIAVIGGVITSTFLTLLVVPVVFAAMERLGFSKRVPKTQEELPSAPVQEPQAQHSGRAA
- the sitA5 gene encoding SitA5 family polymorphic toxin yields the protein MPTRLPGARPTGARLDLCSRAWALIILFQFACATAPHDSHLAGYRYNSLTPPSAPSEHVATTAEPELESATVYVVDFMEPSAVATRPVPIPRAEFQQSFQRLARDVRLGRSTPREAAHALLKVLEEDWLAEPYRGRVLTLVPVDENSALTPEADEALKKKYLKWCEHRGGGDCLGLLDDGPYLRTDDRRTLALALAFGTVLDETRAAFGRELLDARALVSLVVWTVALYCMMWVVPEPTTKALAAGLTVLLVGYLGLETVYGLMDGWARMADTAHHASTFEELRAAGGDFGKVLGEDAARAMILAVATLSGHTLGQVALRVKSLPRFKLADARFEAQGGAAVMERVEVVETALATEGALVKAVAAVETVATSPRGPLAVVTFKTGQGSGAGMAPGGRSAETVMHHRGGNRQVQLSDGQRWHLPRGRSLADIPAEDKVGDMLQEAVTKAANEWGPHRLGQQEKAAIRDAEKQGEYWLARLLEREARGRFVHARLKQRFDGDLQFKHQGVDVIDPRTGRQYEILAGTESNLARHGRRMAGEFFRMLTF